A window of Lentibacillus sp. Marseille-P4043 contains these coding sequences:
- a CDS encoding acyl-CoA dehydrogenase family protein has translation MNFDFSEEQNMLRNTVRNFVDKEIMPNIAEWDRDGTFDPTLMKKLANLGLMGVCIPEAYGGSGMDYNALAIVCEELERGDTAFRTAVSVHTGLNSMSILQWGTEEQKQKYLVPQAKGEKVGAFGLTEPGAGSDVASLQSTAVKDGDHYILNGQKTWISLCDTADHFLVFAYTDKSKKHHGISAFIVEREWEGFSSKGIKGKLGIRSGNTGELFFDNVRVPAENLLGEEGEGFKIAMASLDNGRFTVASGACGQIMACLEASVKYCHERETFGKEIGRHQLVQQMIANMEAGLQMSRLLVYRAGELKNQGKRNTRETSLAKWQACDFANKAADDAVQIHGAYGYSDEYPVERYLRNSKAPVIYEGTREVHTVMQAEYVLGYRKDKPLNKMLPAWEKEKLISK, from the coding sequence ATGAACTTTGATTTTTCAGAAGAACAAAATATGTTGCGAAATACGGTTAGAAACTTTGTTGACAAGGAAATAATGCCAAACATTGCGGAATGGGATCGGGATGGAACGTTTGACCCAACGCTTATGAAAAAATTAGCTAATCTTGGTTTAATGGGTGTCTGTATTCCTGAAGCATATGGTGGAAGTGGAATGGATTACAACGCGCTTGCCATTGTTTGCGAAGAACTAGAACGTGGCGATACCGCATTTCGTACCGCAGTTTCTGTTCATACAGGCTTAAATAGCATGTCTATTTTACAATGGGGTACAGAGGAGCAAAAACAAAAATATTTAGTACCACAAGCTAAAGGAGAAAAAGTCGGGGCATTCGGCTTAACCGAACCTGGAGCGGGATCTGACGTTGCTTCCTTGCAATCAACAGCTGTGAAAGATGGCGATCACTATATTTTAAATGGTCAAAAAACGTGGATTTCCTTGTGTGACACGGCGGATCATTTTCTTGTTTTTGCCTATACAGATAAATCAAAAAAACATCACGGTATTTCTGCATTTATTGTGGAGCGCGAGTGGGAAGGTTTTTCTTCTAAAGGAATCAAAGGAAAATTAGGCATTCGTTCTGGTAATACGGGTGAATTATTCTTTGACAATGTTCGTGTACCAGCAGAAAACCTACTTGGTGAAGAAGGAGAAGGATTTAAAATTGCCATGGCCTCATTAGACAATGGACGCTTTACGGTTGCATCTGGGGCATGCGGACAAATCATGGCATGTCTGGAAGCAAGTGTGAAGTATTGTCATGAACGGGAAACATTCGGTAAGGAAATTGGTCGCCACCAACTTGTACAGCAGATGATTGCTAACATGGAAGCAGGCCTGCAAATGAGCCGCTTACTTGTTTATCGTGCTGGCGAATTGAAAAACCAGGGCAAGCGCAATACAAGAGAGACATCACTGGCAAAATGGCAAGCATGTGACTTTGCTAACAAAGCTGCTGATGATGCTGTTCAAATTCACGGTGCATATGGTTATTCTGATGAATACCCTGTTGAGCGCTATTTACGTAACTCGAAGGCACCTGTCATTTATGAAGGAACGCGCGAAGTTCATACCGTTATGCAGGCGGAATACGTACTAGGCTATCGTAAAGATAAACCATTGAATAAAATGCTGCCTGCATGGGAAAAAGAAAAGTTAATTTCCAAATAG
- a CDS encoding NAD-dependent succinate-semialdehyde dehydrogenase: MIDTLVQSIFINGKWQNAETDKTTTVYNPATLEPVAEVADGGEDETNKAIAAASTAFSTWSELTGRKRSKILYKAHQLMLEETDRLAKLLTSEQGKPLKEAKGEIKGAANFLLWYAEEASRSYGEWIPSSIKSKRMLVMPQPVGVVGAITPWNFPASMITRKIAPALAAGCTVVLKPAPETPLSAIEIVKILERAGMPNGVVNLVTGDAEAIGNAMLTNKDVRLITFTGSTKVGKYLMRESAEHVKKLSLELGGHAPIIVFDDADLEKAANLSLASKFRNNGQTCICANRLYVHESVKDKFTKILTEKVKQLKIGSGLDEGTDLGPLINEQASIKVQAHLDDAVEKGAQIICGGTKWDGELNGYFYQPTVLSGITDDMLVMNEETFGPIIPIQPFSDEAAVINKANDTDYGLAAYIFTEKTNRAISVSEKLDYGIVGVNDVFPAVAEAPFGGVKQSGIGKEGGHYGMEEFLERKFVSMGI, translated from the coding sequence ATGATCGATACACTCGTTCAAAGTATTTTTATCAATGGTAAATGGCAAAATGCGGAAACAGATAAAACGACAACCGTTTACAATCCCGCAACATTAGAACCTGTCGCAGAAGTAGCAGATGGCGGAGAAGACGAAACAAATAAGGCAATTGCTGCTGCTTCCACCGCTTTTTCAACATGGAGTGAGCTAACCGGACGTAAGCGATCAAAAATTTTATACAAAGCACATCAGCTCATGTTAGAAGAAACCGATCGTTTAGCGAAACTACTTACAAGCGAACAAGGCAAACCCTTAAAAGAGGCAAAAGGTGAAATTAAAGGTGCCGCTAATTTTCTACTATGGTATGCAGAAGAAGCTAGCAGAAGTTATGGAGAATGGATTCCGTCTTCGATTAAATCAAAGCGTATGTTGGTTATGCCGCAACCAGTTGGTGTTGTCGGTGCCATTACGCCATGGAATTTCCCTGCATCGATGATTACTAGAAAAATTGCACCGGCCCTCGCAGCAGGCTGTACAGTTGTTTTGAAACCAGCACCAGAAACACCATTATCAGCAATTGAAATTGTAAAAATTCTAGAACGTGCCGGCATGCCGAATGGTGTCGTTAATCTCGTTACTGGTGATGCTGAAGCAATTGGAAATGCAATGTTGACAAATAAGGATGTCCGCTTAATTACATTTACTGGATCAACCAAGGTTGGAAAATACTTAATGCGTGAAAGTGCCGAACATGTGAAAAAACTATCACTAGAACTTGGTGGACATGCGCCAATCATCGTGTTTGATGATGCCGATTTGGAAAAAGCCGCCAACTTATCATTGGCAAGCAAATTCAGAAATAATGGGCAAACATGTATCTGTGCAAACCGGTTATATGTCCATGAATCGGTAAAAGATAAATTTACAAAAATACTGACGGAAAAGGTAAAACAGCTTAAAATCGGCTCAGGACTAGATGAGGGCACCGATTTAGGTCCATTAATAAACGAGCAGGCATCAATTAAAGTCCAGGCTCACCTTGATGACGCTGTTGAAAAAGGCGCACAAATCATTTGTGGTGGAACAAAATGGGATGGTGAGTTAAACGGATATTTTTATCAACCAACCGTTCTTTCGGGAATCACGGATGATATGCTGGTTATGAATGAAGAAACATTCGGACCAATCATCCCAATCCAACCGTTTTCTGATGAAGCAGCTGTTATTAACAAAGCGAATGATACGGATTACGGCCTTGCAGCATATATTTTTACGGAAAAAACAAATCGTGCCATTAGCGTTTCAGAAAAACTGGACTATGGCATTGTCGGTGTAAATGATGTATTCCCTGCCGTTGCCGAGGCTCCATTTGGCGGTGTAAAACAGTCCGGAATTGGCAAAGAAGGCGGACACTACGGCATGGAGGAATTTCTCGAGAGGAAATTTGTTTCGATGGGGATTTAG
- a CDS encoding DUF3870 domain-containing protein: MNTVFIAGHARLPSGMAAKSIYDTLTITAEIDKKYGVIVTAGCTLATLHGREYVQQLLRGYSLQDGIEKPVQEVKEHYLGKAGNALESALNDLYKQYEQYHNALEA, encoded by the coding sequence ATGAATACGGTATTTATAGCAGGACATGCTAGATTGCCATCCGGAATGGCGGCGAAAAGTATTTATGACACATTAACAATAACAGCGGAAATTGATAAAAAATATGGGGTTATCGTAACGGCTGGCTGTACATTGGCAACGCTGCATGGAAGGGAATATGTGCAGCAGCTTTTACGTGGCTATAGCTTACAGGACGGAATTGAGAAGCCTGTTCAAGAAGTCAAAGAGCATTATTTGGGGAAAGCCGGTAATGCATTAGAATCTGCGTTGAACGATTTGTATAAGCAGTATGAGCAATATCATAATGCGCTGGAAGCTTGA
- a CDS encoding IclR family transcriptional regulator, which produces MNQSVIKALKLLDLFTEDNEELTLKEISNKADMPKPTAYRLLSALESCNFLYKTKENEHDSRYRLGLKLLELGQIVSDQLELRGIALPDMEELAQEINEVIHLVIVNQNEATYIEKVESTRALRLYTRIGKSSPLYMGSGPKLLLAFLSQEMQEKVLGQGELYYFGSHNPIDRKSLKNELEKIRQEGYAYSIGEQDADTTGISYPIYDHRAQVIAALTISGLSSHFDGDNLTFIKTKSKKTAHAISEKLGYRGAGFGS; this is translated from the coding sequence ATGAATCAGAGTGTCATCAAGGCATTAAAACTACTCGATTTATTTACCGAGGACAATGAGGAATTAACCTTAAAGGAAATATCGAATAAAGCTGATATGCCGAAGCCAACTGCATATCGGCTGTTATCGGCATTGGAATCATGCAATTTTTTATATAAGACGAAGGAAAATGAGCACGACAGCCGTTATCGGTTAGGACTTAAGCTACTCGAATTAGGTCAAATTGTTTCCGATCAACTAGAGTTAAGGGGCATTGCCTTACCGGATATGGAAGAGTTGGCACAGGAAATTAATGAAGTCATTCACCTAGTCATCGTCAATCAAAACGAGGCTACCTACATTGAAAAAGTAGAAAGCACAAGGGCATTACGTCTTTATACTAGAATTGGGAAGAGCTCTCCTTTGTATATGGGGTCAGGACCCAAACTGCTGCTTGCTTTTCTATCTCAAGAAATGCAAGAAAAAGTTTTAGGTCAAGGGGAGCTGTATTATTTTGGTAGTCATAATCCGATTGATCGAAAAAGTTTGAAAAATGAACTGGAAAAGATACGTCAAGAGGGATATGCTTATAGTATAGGGGAACAAGACGCTGATACAACGGGAATATCTTATCCGATTTATGATCATCGGGCCCAAGTTATTGCAGCGTTAACCATTAGTGGGTTATCGAGTCATTTTGACGGAGATAATCTTACATTTATTAAAACAAAATCGAAAAAAACAGCACACGCTATCTCCGAAAAATTAGGATACCGTGGTGCAGGTTTCGGCAGTTAA
- a CDS encoding saccharopine dehydrogenase family protein — translation MKIGVLGSGLMGKEAARDLVSSEGVAEVGLADIDFARAKQVCESLHSPKLTAYQVNASNEEELANYMIQFDVIINALFYSFNETVAKTAIKVGVHSVDLGGHIGHMTDKVLALQEEAKAAGVTLIPDLGVAPGMINILSGHGVSKLDKAESVKLYVGGIPVRPEPPFEYNHVFSMEGVFDHYTDPSLIIRDGVKQEIPSLSEVEKVHFEKFGPLEAFHTSGGTSTLSISYPDLKTLEYKTIRYPGHAEKFKLLVDLNLTRMDYQVDVNGQSINPREVLLKVLDPIVDLKDKDDAVLLRILVSGEKDGKPATHTFEMTTYKDRETNVTAMARATANTISVVAQMIASGTISKRGVYPPEQIVTGDTYIKEMAKRDVHIKETGNPEKAHVNS, via the coding sequence ATGAAAATAGGTGTATTAGGATCTGGTTTAATGGGAAAAGAAGCTGCACGTGATTTGGTATCAAGTGAAGGTGTAGCTGAAGTAGGCTTGGCAGACATTGACTTTGCTAGAGCAAAACAGGTTTGTGAATCATTGCATTCTCCTAAACTAACAGCCTACCAAGTGAATGCTAGTAATGAGGAAGAACTGGCAAATTATATGATACAATTTGATGTTATCATTAACGCATTATTCTATTCCTTTAATGAAACTGTTGCGAAAACAGCAATTAAAGTAGGCGTTCATTCAGTTGATCTTGGGGGCCATATTGGTCATATGACAGATAAAGTGTTAGCACTCCAAGAAGAGGCAAAAGCTGCTGGGGTGACATTGATTCCAGATTTAGGTGTGGCACCAGGGATGATTAACATCTTGTCTGGTCACGGGGTAAGCAAATTGGATAAAGCAGAATCGGTTAAATTATATGTCGGCGGAATCCCTGTACGACCTGAGCCGCCATTTGAATATAACCATGTCTTTTCCATGGAAGGGGTTTTTGATCACTACACAGATCCATCCTTGATTATTAGAGACGGTGTAAAGCAAGAAATACCATCACTATCGGAAGTGGAAAAAGTTCATTTTGAGAAATTCGGGCCACTGGAAGCTTTTCACACATCTGGCGGAACATCAACATTATCGATTTCTTATCCAGATTTAAAAACATTAGAATACAAAACAATCCGTTACCCGGGCCATGCCGAGAAATTCAAACTGCTAGTAGATTTGAATTTAACACGAATGGATTATCAAGTAGATGTAAATGGTCAATCGATCAATCCACGGGAAGTATTGTTAAAAGTGCTTGATCCGATCGTTGATTTGAAAGATAAAGATGATGCGGTATTGTTAAGAATACTAGTTTCCGGTGAAAAGGATGGAAAACCAGCTACACACACGTTTGAAATGACAACATATAAGGACAGGGAAACAAATGTTACTGCAATGGCTCGTGCTACGGCAAACACGATTTCCGTTGTTGCACAAATGATTGCGAGTGGTACAATCTCTAAAAGAGGTGTTTATCCGCCAGAACAGATCGTGACAGGGGACACGTACATCAAAGAAATGGCGAAACGCGACGTACACATTAAAGAAACGGGCAATCCTGAAAAAGCACATGTAAATAGTTAA
- a CDS encoding aldehyde dehydrogenase family protein, which yields MAETLLEVKSLKNFINGEWLEPNKTTPVVNPATGETVVHVPLSNKDSVNNAVSAAKQAQKEWALVPAPQRAEVLFRVGNLMKERKEKLSQLLTMENGKVIEEARGEVQEGIDMAFYMAGEGRRLFGQTTPSELKDKFAMSVRSPVGVVGIITPWNFPIAIATWKSFPAIVAGNAVVWKPATETPIMAFELAKILEEAGLPKGVMNVVFGSGSEVGDAMVEHDNIRVISFTGSNDTGRNIAGKCGQQLKKVSLEMGGKNAVIVMDDADLDLAVEGILWSAFGTSGQRCTACSRVIVHESIKERLAERLLVEMEKLTIGNGLDESIKVGPIINKAGLEKIKHYIEIGKSEGAKMLAGGYVMDEGDHSKGHYFAPTLFADATADMRIAQEEIFGPVVSLIPVKSFEEAIEVNNGVTYGLSSSIFTADVNRVFKAQRDLDTGIIYVNAGTTGAEIHLPFGGTKGTGNGHRDSGVAALDVFTEWKAVYVDFSGKLQRAQIDVE from the coding sequence ATGGCAGAAACATTATTAGAAGTAAAAAGCCTTAAGAACTTTATTAACGGGGAATGGTTGGAACCAAACAAAACAACACCAGTGGTTAACCCAGCGACAGGAGAAACGGTCGTTCATGTTCCATTATCAAATAAGGATAGCGTAAATAATGCAGTTTCAGCTGCTAAACAGGCACAAAAAGAGTGGGCTTTAGTACCCGCACCACAACGTGCAGAGGTGCTATTTCGCGTTGGTAATTTGATGAAAGAACGGAAAGAGAAATTATCGCAATTGCTAACAATGGAAAATGGAAAAGTCATCGAGGAAGCACGTGGAGAAGTACAAGAGGGAATAGATATGGCCTTTTATATGGCTGGAGAAGGACGCCGTTTATTCGGTCAAACAACACCTTCTGAGCTAAAGGATAAATTCGCGATGAGTGTGCGCTCTCCAGTTGGGGTTGTTGGCATTATTACACCATGGAATTTTCCAATTGCCATTGCCACATGGAAGTCCTTTCCGGCAATCGTAGCAGGGAATGCTGTCGTTTGGAAACCAGCAACTGAAACACCAATTATGGCATTTGAGCTTGCGAAGATTTTGGAAGAGGCTGGGCTGCCAAAAGGGGTTATGAACGTTGTATTCGGTTCTGGATCTGAAGTTGGCGATGCGATGGTTGAGCATGATAATATCCGAGTGATTTCGTTTACCGGATCAAATGACACTGGACGGAATATTGCCGGCAAGTGCGGCCAGCAATTGAAAAAGGTTTCACTTGAAATGGGTGGAAAAAATGCTGTGATTGTCATGGATGATGCTGATTTAGACTTAGCTGTGGAAGGAATTCTATGGAGTGCCTTTGGAACAAGCGGACAGCGTTGTACAGCATGTAGTCGTGTCATTGTACACGAGTCGATAAAGGAACGGTTAGCGGAACGGTTACTTGTCGAAATGGAAAAATTAACAATCGGTAATGGACTTGATGAGTCGATTAAAGTTGGACCAATTATTAATAAGGCGGGACTTGAAAAGATTAAACATTACATCGAAATTGGTAAAAGTGAAGGAGCCAAAATGCTTGCTGGCGGTTATGTTATGGATGAAGGTGATCACAGCAAAGGGCATTATTTCGCTCCAACATTGTTTGCGGATGCAACAGCGGATATGCGGATTGCACAAGAGGAGATATTTGGCCCGGTCGTTTCCCTGATTCCTGTTAAAAGTTTTGAGGAAGCTATTGAAGTGAATAATGGAGTAACATATGGCTTGTCGAGCTCCATCTTTACGGCTGATGTGAATCGTGTGTTTAAAGCACAGCGTGATCTTGATACAGGTATTATCTATGTAAACGCTGGTACAACCGGCGCGGAAATTCATCTGCCGTTTGGTGGAACAAAAGGTACAGGAAACGGGCACCGCGATTCTGGCGTAGCAGCACTTGACGTGTTTACAGAGTGGAAAGCTGTCTATGTTGATTTTAGTGGAAAACTTCAACGCGCACAAATCGATGTGGAGTAA
- a CDS encoding thiamine pyrophosphate-dependent enzyme: MKIEGITNVFCVPGESYLPVLDALYDEASISVISTRHESGAAFMAEGYAKSALKPGVVLATRGVGAANLSIGVHTAYQDSTPMVVFLGQVHSKFRGREGFQEVDLDRYFQPIAKWAVEIKDPERMPEIVQRAFRIAQTGRPGPVIVSLPEDVLPTAANMTFGPGITKPKPAPSDDEIGRMDQLLQGARHPLIIAGGGVKSSQAEETLQEFAEKYQIPVAAAFRRHDAFPNDHPLYVGHLGLGTNKKVLQTVAEADVILALGTRLSEVTTQDYQILRGSKKLIHIDIDDATIGKVYAPDLGIVADLQEALKRMVSLMVNPSWKTWTEERRMAYESISQLTATDEDVINKQIMVLLKDKLPKHALLTNDAGNFAGWLHAFYPFTEKHTYVGPTSGAMGYGMPAALGAKLAFPNKQVVSLSGDGGFMMTVQELETAVRYNIPVISLVFNNNMYGTIRMHQEMHYPEKVMATDLGHVSFADLAKSIGAEGFTTNTLDEFSEVLDHALQNNKPTVIEIITSKEQISVSSTIKEIRERSKK; the protein is encoded by the coding sequence ATGAAGATCGAAGGCATTACCAACGTCTTTTGTGTTCCAGGGGAAAGTTATTTACCTGTTTTAGATGCGTTGTATGATGAGGCATCTATTAGTGTTATTTCTACAAGACATGAAAGTGGTGCAGCCTTTATGGCAGAAGGCTATGCAAAGTCTGCGTTAAAACCTGGTGTGGTACTGGCAACAAGGGGAGTCGGAGCTGCAAATCTTTCCATAGGTGTTCATACCGCCTACCAAGATTCAACTCCAATGGTTGTATTCTTAGGGCAGGTACATAGCAAGTTCAGGGGGAGGGAAGGATTTCAGGAAGTTGATTTAGATCGTTATTTCCAACCTATTGCTAAATGGGCAGTTGAGATAAAAGATCCTGAACGAATGCCAGAGATTGTGCAACGAGCATTCCGCATCGCCCAAACTGGAAGGCCTGGACCTGTCATTGTTTCATTGCCAGAAGATGTTTTGCCAACAGCTGCCAATATGACGTTTGGTCCGGGGATAACAAAGCCAAAACCAGCGCCTTCAGATGATGAAATTGGCAGAATGGATCAACTTTTACAGGGTGCACGCCATCCATTAATTATTGCCGGTGGTGGTGTTAAAAGTTCGCAGGCTGAAGAAACACTACAGGAGTTTGCTGAGAAATACCAAATACCAGTTGCCGCAGCATTTCGCAGGCATGATGCTTTTCCGAATGACCATCCATTATATGTTGGGCATCTTGGACTTGGAACGAATAAAAAAGTCCTGCAGACCGTTGCAGAGGCTGATGTGATATTGGCACTCGGCACACGCCTATCAGAAGTTACTACGCAGGATTATCAAATTCTGCGTGGAAGTAAAAAACTAATTCATATCGATATTGATGATGCCACGATTGGAAAAGTGTATGCACCGGACCTTGGGATTGTTGCGGATCTTCAGGAAGCACTGAAACGTATGGTGTCTCTAATGGTAAACCCGTCTTGGAAAACTTGGACTGAGGAGCGGCGCATGGCTTATGAATCGATTAGCCAGTTAACGGCAACGGATGAAGATGTGATCAATAAACAAATTATGGTGTTGCTAAAAGATAAATTGCCTAAACACGCACTTCTCACAAATGATGCAGGCAATTTCGCCGGATGGCTTCACGCGTTTTATCCATTTACGGAGAAACATACGTATGTTGGCCCAACGTCAGGAGCGATGGGATATGGAATGCCAGCAGCACTTGGCGCGAAACTTGCTTTTCCAAATAAACAGGTTGTCTCCCTGTCAGGTGATGGCGGCTTCATGATGACAGTTCAGGAATTGGAAACTGCGGTCCGATATAACATTCCGGTCATAAGTCTCGTGTTTAATAATAATATGTATGGAACGATCCGCATGCACCAGGAAATGCATTACCCGGAAAAAGTAATGGCAACTGATTTGGGTCATGTATCCTTTGCAGATTTGGCTAAAAGTATTGGAGCTGAAGGGTTTACAACGAACACACTGGATGAATTTTCAGAAGTTCTAGATCATGCATTGCAAAATAATAAGCCAACTGTAATTGAAATTATCACCAGTAAAGAACAAATCTCCGTATCATCAACGATTAAAGAGATACGTGAGCGTTCTAAAAAGTAG
- a CDS encoding aminotransferase class I/II-fold pyridoxal phosphate-dependent enzyme: protein MSFVSDKVKDLPPYLFAEFQKRKTELLAKGVDVIDLGIGAPDLPTPKFVIEKLAKEAKDPANHRYSPYSGSQEFKEAVAEFYQRHYGVDLDPDTEILALIGSKEGIANLIQAVINPGEAVLVPDPGYPVYRTSVHLAGGESVRLPLDTKNGYVPLFDHLSAADKKRAKLMLLNYPSNPTAATIHLDTFLEAVAFSRENNVLLAHDAAYDLVTFGGYKAPSVMQVPNAKEWAVEFGSLSKSFSMTGWRIGYIVGNETIVQALATLKSNLDTSQFLPIQKAAATALKSDLSAVAANNKTYELRMEKLYAALKKAGIYAEKPKGSIFLWAHVPNGFTSVGFANKMLDEAGVIVTPGTAFGPSGEGFIRIALSVSTERLEEVVRRIEALDLQGVIE, encoded by the coding sequence ATGTCGTTTGTTTCTGACAAAGTGAAAGATTTACCACCATATCTATTTGCTGAATTTCAGAAAAGGAAAACGGAGCTCTTGGCAAAGGGAGTTGATGTGATTGATTTAGGAATTGGTGCACCAGACTTACCAACACCTAAGTTTGTAATTGAGAAGCTTGCTAAAGAAGCGAAAGATCCAGCTAACCATCGCTACTCGCCATATAGTGGCAGCCAAGAATTTAAGGAGGCAGTGGCGGAATTTTATCAAAGGCACTATGGGGTTGATTTAGACCCAGACACAGAAATATTGGCATTGATCGGTTCAAAAGAGGGGATTGCGAATCTGATTCAAGCCGTTATCAATCCTGGCGAAGCTGTATTGGTTCCAGATCCTGGTTATCCGGTCTATCGTACTAGCGTTCACTTAGCTGGTGGAGAAAGTGTCCGGTTGCCACTTGATACCAAAAATGGATATGTACCTCTATTTGATCACTTATCGGCTGCTGACAAAAAACGTGCAAAGTTAATGCTGTTAAACTATCCAAGTAATCCAACAGCAGCAACCATTCATTTAGATACATTTTTGGAAGCGGTTGCATTTTCCCGGGAAAACAATGTGTTACTCGCGCATGATGCAGCCTATGATTTGGTCACATTTGGAGGGTATAAAGCTCCAAGTGTGATGCAAGTGCCCAATGCTAAAGAGTGGGCTGTTGAATTTGGTTCATTGTCAAAGAGTTTCAGTATGACTGGATGGCGGATAGGTTATATTGTCGGAAATGAGACGATTGTTCAAGCATTAGCAACCTTGAAAAGTAATCTTGACACATCCCAGTTCCTCCCAATTCAAAAGGCTGCTGCAACTGCATTGAAAAGTGATTTATCAGCAGTTGCAGCAAATAATAAAACATATGAACTGCGCATGGAAAAATTATATGCTGCGTTAAAAAAAGCAGGGATATATGCGGAAAAGCCTAAAGGATCCATTTTCCTGTGGGCGCATGTACCGAATGGATTTACATCTGTTGGTTTTGCAAACAAGATGCTTGATGAAGCGGGCGTGATTGTGACACCGGGTACAGCTTTTGGACCTTCAGGGGAAGGGTTTATTCGGATCGCTTTATCTGTGTCAACAGAACGTTTGGAGGAAGTGGTGAGAAGAATAGAGGCGCTGGATTTACAGGGGGTGATCGAATAG
- a CDS encoding Na+/H+ antiporter NhaC family protein codes for MENTIWSLVPPILAIIMVLLTKRVLLSLGVGIVASAFFIGSFHVGESLGLVWEAFKGVFVDGGAVNTWNVYILLFVLMLGVLTAFVSIMGGTKAFGDWMIRRVKTRAGAQIMTMVLGVIVFVDDYFNSLTVGQVARPVTDKHRISRTKLAYIVDSTSAPICVIAPVSSWGAYIIGILGTVFAAQSVTGHTAFGAFLQIIPMNFYVWSALGVVLIIAIRQVDFGPMKLHEERAIQTGEVLDPANKEAVDTESNLPTSDSGKIRDLVVPIAVLFVATLVAIYLNGRGAVEGDKTLINIFGSADVSVALLYGGLIGLAVTFTLFLNHIFNGKLTPKHFGIGLFEGIKSMLPGFTILIFAWAIVFLIGELGTGEYLAGVVDNANISLMFLPFIMFIIAGFIAFSTGTSWGSFGILLPIAGEIAAVADVSLILPMLAAVLAGAVFGDHCSPISDTTILSSAGSSCHHIDHVTTQIPYALVAAGIAGIGYIVLGIFGNVWIGLLAVIIGLVLFFLFAKRLDNVETVDETIAQ; via the coding sequence ATGGAGAACACGATTTGGTCGTTAGTTCCACCAATACTCGCGATTATCATGGTGCTGCTCACGAAGCGGGTATTGTTATCACTTGGTGTCGGGATTGTTGCGTCAGCTTTTTTTATTGGCAGTTTTCATGTGGGAGAATCACTTGGTTTAGTATGGGAAGCGTTTAAAGGTGTATTTGTCGATGGGGGAGCAGTGAATACGTGGAATGTTTATATTCTGTTATTTGTATTGATGCTTGGTGTTCTAACCGCCTTTGTTAGCATAATGGGTGGAACGAAGGCGTTTGGTGATTGGATGATCCGCCGTGTTAAAACAAGGGCCGGTGCACAAATCATGACCATGGTTCTCGGGGTAATTGTTTTTGTAGATGATTATTTCAATAGTTTAACAGTTGGGCAGGTAGCAAGGCCTGTCACAGATAAGCATCGTATTTCACGTACGAAATTGGCTTATATTGTTGACTCCACTTCTGCACCAATTTGTGTGATTGCACCTGTGTCAAGCTGGGGGGCTTACATTATTGGGATACTCGGAACCGTTTTTGCGGCACAAAGTGTGACAGGACATACGGCATTTGGTGCATTTTTGCAAATTATTCCGATGAATTTTTATGTATGGTCAGCATTAGGGGTTGTTTTGATAATCGCCATCCGTCAAGTAGATTTTGGACCAATGAAGCTTCATGAAGAAAGGGCAATTCAAACGGGAGAAGTGTTAGATCCAGCGAATAAAGAGGCAGTGGACACAGAATCGAACCTACCAACAAGTGATTCGGGGAAAATTAGAGATCTCGTTGTACCAATCGCCGTTCTATTTGTCGCAACCCTTGTCGCCATCTATTTAAACGGGCGTGGTGCTGTAGAGGGTGATAAAACACTGATTAACATTTTTGGTAGTGCTGATGTATCAGTGGCATTGCTCTATGGTGGCTTAATCGGTCTAGCTGTCACATTCACCTTGTTTTTAAATCATATTTTTAATGGGAAATTAACGCCGAAACATTTTGGAATTGGGTTGTTTGAAGGCATAAAGTCGATGCTTCCCGGCTTTACTATTTTAATTTTTGCCTGGGCAATTGTCTTTTTAATTGGTGAACTAGGTACAGGTGAATATTTGGCAGGAGTTGTGGATAATGCCAATATTAGCTTGATGTTCTTACCATTCATCATGTTTATTATTGCTGGTTTCATTGCTTTTTCAACGGGGACTTCATGGGGATCATTTGGAATTTTATTGCCAATTGCCGGTGAGATTGCTGCTGTAGCAGACGTGTCACTTATCTTGCCAATGTTAGCGGCTGTATTAGCTGGTGCAGTATTTGGTGATCACTGTTCACCAATTTCGGATACGACCATTCTCTCATCAGCGGGCTCTAGCTGTCATCATATTGATCATGTAACAACCCAGATTCCATATGCGTTAGTAGCAGCTGGGATTGCTGGTATAGGGTATATTGTCTTAGGAATATTTGGTAATGTATGGATTGGACTGTTAGCCGTTATCATTGGATTAGTTTTGTTTTTCCTTTTTGCTAAAAGGCTTGATAACGTGGAAACAGTGGATGAAACAATTGCGCAATAG